The Gigantopelta aegis isolate Gae_Host chromosome 3, Gae_host_genome, whole genome shotgun sequence genome segment AAAAAAATATGTCGCTCACTTCTTGTAATAGTTTACAGTTTGTGATAAAACATCAAAGCTTGTTTGTACTGAAAAGGGAGAAGtcctcaaaaacatttttgtccaCTATAATTACAAGACTTTAGTTGCATATTTTCTGTAAGAAGATTTAAGCAAAGACATTGCAGTTAAGTATGATTTACACAGCTCACGCAGAAAACAATTTCAGAAATTATCTGTGTACAAGTTCAAACCGTGCCTCCAAATCAAATGCTGTAGCCTGTCACAGCAAGTGGGTGTTTTTGCAGTATCGACACTGGATTAGCATAGATGATCATGATGCTGAGTTAGATCCACAGACATGGAAAAACACACAGTATTCACCAAAAACAACTGCCACCATTGCCTGGAAAGCTGCTTGAGATACTTTTCTGTAGGTGTTTTAAGTTAACATGCGACACAAAACGATGCACGGATATGGAATGTCCCGTCATTTGCGGAGAATGACGCTGTACGAGTGGTTCCAATTTTCTGATTTCAATAGACAGTGAAGTCGACTACGGTGAACGGTACATGAAATGGACTAAAAGTAAccatgaataaattaaaaaataaagtgacAATGACATAACAAACAGACTGAAAGTAGCCGCGAATAAACCTAATAATACAGTGACGTATCAAATACACTGGAAGTAGCCATGAACAAACTAAAAATCAGTGACAGTGACGTATTAAATATACTGAAAGTAACCGTGAATAAACTTTTAACAATGCAGTGACATTGACATGTTAAATACACTAAAAGTAACAATGAATAGACCGAAATTACAGTGATTTGAcaaatttacacacacacacacacacacacacacacacacacacacacacacacagatatatatactcttaaaaaaaagtaggggaactctaataagaatttacaattgccaaaattgtaaggtatattagctgtggggaatggttatatgataatagtgaattaattgggcaaacattacaaccggtaattcagtattacagtaggttttatgaccaccaaagatcttgaaggatgattggggtcagaagtgaaatttgaaagttgacattttttttatcagtaaatcgcaaattcaaacaataaaaatgactaaaaacaaaacaataacaactgtgtgatcaacagaatgaaaacgattgacagaaataatgttccacagtgattaatcgacctttctggaaattgtcaaaattgagaatgacaccccacgcacgtgtacgggacaactgcgtgatgcacgtgcaaactatgaaatgtgttttggtgtgtggatatatatatattgacagtgATCCCAAACAAAGCGTGAAAGTTTCGATGGGGTGTGATGGCTTTACATTGGGATTTCCCCCTAAATACGATCaccgtgtagatagccagccctcatgTGTACGGCCGTCGGGTATATAGTCACCTCTATAGTAAGTGTAATAGATGGTGGCTTCTAGTGTCGTAGTATTTATGGAATTAATATGTGTATGCAGTGtttagcatgatgtgtgtaATGTAGTAGACTAGTCCTGAGCGCAAAAAGATCCTTGCGAAGTGCAACTTCGGACAAATACGAAAAAGCGGTTATTAGTACAAATCAAAAGATAAGAAGCTGTCAGAAAGGTcaaaaactgttaaaacggccttgcatattatattacagattacACAAATGCACAAATGTTGTTAGTtcaaagaaattaaaaatgtgtttaaaaatgcatttttcaaaaagtttaGAAATAATGTTAATGAAATTGGTCTATAATTTGAAAGTTCGTGAATACTACTTTTTTGTATGAATAGAGATGGAAAAAAGTAGTggtacattgataaattaaacaGTCGTATAAGGAAAGTTCTTCAGCTAATAATTTCAGTAATCTATTACTAATAAGGTCAGGACCCAATGATATGGATACGTCAAGTGAATTTAGGATGTCCTCCACTTCAGTTTGCTCTAACACAATATCCGTAAGTGAATCATTAACCATACTAACTAATATTGGAAGCTCTACTTATGGAGAATctaattgtttaataatataaaaaaaacctcattGAATGCATTAGCTAATTCTTTGAGGTCTTCAGTGACAGTGCCATCAACAAACAAGGATATCACTGAATTACTAGAACCAGGACAATGCAataacagatacacacacaaaacaattgacaatgcttttaaaaagtgtatgtttacaatgttcaaatttaaaagttcacaaaacaaatataaatcacCTGAATAACAAACAACATACCATCAATAGATCTCAAATAATTTATTCATgcatattattacaatttaaatcacttttagttcatactttttccaaataatagttttaggacaaacattttaatgtaaagATGTGAGAAATTGTGGATTTGCCGAAGGGGAGATAATTATGGCGAGATTGTGACGTCATAGATTAACAAATTTTACtaaattatattctacaaaAAAGCACAGTCTGTTATCTTTAAGATGATAGATAATTTAAGAACATATATCAATTAATAAGAAAGTTATGGTAGAAAATGTATCCCTACCCtctaataaaacacacacaccaatatttCTCATATGGGtcatatacatacaattttaTGCATTTTCCCCCTCAACTATtccttgatatttttaatatgttgtagatgaggtatttcagatttaaaaaacattcaaatCAATTCTGTTGCAATTACTTGTGGGTTGACCACTTTTTGGAGCTAATTTGACTGGACTAAACTCGAGATGAGTATACTAGATgatttgatataatatatattaaacatgaaGCAAAACATAGTAGTTTTGTGTTGGGTTAAATGCATGTAttggggtgagacgtagcccagtggcaaagcactcACGTGATGAGCGGTTGCTTTGGGATCGgtccctgttggtgggtccattaggctatttctcgtcacagccagtgcaccaagactggtatatcaaaggctgtggtatgtgctatcctgtctgtgggatggtgcatataaaagatcccttgctactaatggacaaaatgtagcgggtttcctctctatgactgtcaaaaattaccatgtttgacatccaatagccgatgattaataaatcaatgtgctctagtggtgtcattaaacaaaacaacagtaattgtatttttattgagGAATACTATGttcaaaaactaattttgaatgggacaaatatataatacaagaaTGAAATTATGAATTCTGTATGTCATACTGCATGCAAACAAGTTTGCCTGTTTAGCGTGATCACATTGAATGACAGAAATAAttacaggatattaaacaagcttccattctttatcatgtttatgttccgattgaaataattttcaattgtcacgagctttagagtcaatgaaaattatttcacaagagACATTGACGTAATACAAAATagtagcttgtttaatatcctatttattacgcATAAGTGATTTTAATTTAATCACTGAACTCATTTGACTGACGTTCTGCTAAGGTAAAGTTGTCATGTGCCAGTCTCATGACATCATAGTATGACTTCGAGATGTTATAACCCACTTTacgtgggatgtaacactttgatatgaactcagatatttttaaccatatggataatataGACGATTTGCCAATTTTTGCGTAatttgtagggtgtatactaccaaatcaaatcccatagatgacaatagtaacatgtggctacaACTCTTATCTGCAGcatatcaattgacataaacactacatatataaaaactaccacccctcatccttaaagtgaatcagaagaaattgggggtcaagctgctcatttctgagataacaggtaacGTCTATGCCTACCCtatttctgcacaaaatttgagtacttttttttgcaggtaccccatacatgtttataGCAcagggctacttgacacagtggtactagatgaaataaaattgtatacattttttgcccagatgaaactatttgttttaacaaccaacacactcacatttatcaccaatcacaggacttctggtgttaacttctctatcaaaagttgggtgcatctctaactttgacccagctggaagttatttggtttggtACAAAATAATAGCAGATAAATGGCGTAGGTTATGGGATTGATCCTGTTCAGGACGAATGGAGAATTCCACCGGGTTAACCTCGCAGTTTCCCATTCTTCCTGTCACAGGATTTGTGTCACAATGTATTATTTACAGCAGCATCAACAGTGTTTTGAGATAAGCTTCTAGCTAAATAAAGAAACTGCCTGATTTAAGTTGAAGTTTGGTATATAAAGTTAAACCTTCATCTGAAATTAAATCCCCTTAGTGtacaaaagtttattttagtAATGTCAATCCTTTCCTTTTTCACAACTATGAATAGAATTGAGAAAATCTGTCAAAGTCAAGAGATTTGGGTTTCCAACTCATTTATGAGATATAGACAGGGTGTTctacaatatgtattatatacctTTTGAATAATATACCAGTAATACTGTGCATCtctacaaaactatatttaaataaggaacaaactaattatttaaatttcttttaacaaGTTTGCATTCTGTATACATAAAGGTAGTACTGGCCACAAATAACTAAGCATGTCATGTGTAACTTTATAGGATGTCATTAGATTACAATTGTATTACAATTGCAACTGAAAAAGAAGATAACAAATAAGATGTTCACATATTGTTTAGacatttttttatgaaattgcaactgtattgttaataaaaataaaaaaaaggggaaCCACTTGATATATTCAGAtctcttttatttttcttaatttcaATAATTTTCATGTAGAACAGATTTAAATAAGATAGGAATGTTTAATGGTTTTGTAAAAGaaccataatttgttttaatcttcACCTTTAATAACCTCCTTTTTATGATTTCTGAACTTCTGAatttaagtttttgtgtttcttGGGATTTGTTCTGTTAGGTAAATAAATTTGTATGGGTATTCATAAATAATGAAGCTATTCTGTGGAGttatattaaaatcattattagcaataaagaaaactaaatctAGAACCACCCACAAACCATACTGATTGTAACTGCTACCGgcatcataaataaaaaaaacaagagagaaCAAATCACAATGTTTATTCCTGTCAGTATATGTTGTAGGTGTTTATGGATTTTTCTGTTCACTGATAATAatggttttaaaataactcCATGGAACAGGCTCATTATGTCGAAACCACTAGCCATCAGActaatttctttctctttttcaggATGGACGTTTGTCAGTTACCATCATTGGCGAGAGAACCAAGAGCTGAGAGAGCTGCAGAGTGATTTGTCAGGGGATGCTGCCTCTAATAATGGTGGACAGAAAACCACTTGCTGTGATAGCTGTGCATGGGAAGACTTGTTGATGACATTAGGCCCCGAAACACTATCACTGTAGGGGTCAGAAATACCTGCTAATGACAGTGTCTGGAATCTTAGGATTTCTCGCTTCACTTACCAAACAGTGAAGTGACATATCGTTGCCATGTTCAAATATTCAAAAGCTTCCCCCTCCATCGCTGCCAAAATGAGtgtgaaacatttattttcttaatGTTCAAAGGTtatcatttatttcttttatagaGTCAGTGACATTAATATATATCTGGTTCACTTTTGGAAAAAGCTAAATATTTAGTTGCTTAAATGAGAAGATATGAGGTTGGTTTGTCGTGGACGTGGTGACGGTAATATGTGCGACAGTTATAATACAGCGTGATACACGACCACGGTTTTAGTGCAAAGTGCATGAATGACAAATTGCTTTCTCTGCTAATAATGTGTGCTGAAGCAATTATCAAGTGTTGTTTGAGATGTACATTTGGCTAATGTCTGCTTTGTGGTGCTGATTGCAATGACTTTTCATCTAGTGCTGGTCACACGAAGGTTGTTGAGCTGAGAGCAAGTTATTGACACCATCAATCAGAACACTTTTAGCAAGGGCCATGAAACACAATATATGCATATTTTACCATCAAAGCATTGCATTTGAACTTTTTCTCAAAACAGATTTTAATGCTTGTTTTGTTCATATAAATGTTATTCTGTGGAGGAAAAGCACTTTGGGATTAGTTATACATGGTTCAAACAAGTGATGCTCATAGCTTGAAACTAATAACCAGTGGGCGTGCCGATGACTTACATTTCTGTGACAGATCAAATTCAAAGGAAGTCTAGAAAACATTAGGCAAAAAGCTATCGTGTTTTAAGACAGTAATATGTTTAGTACAAGATGAGGGAATTACATGGATTTATTTCAACCGATATTTAAATGGCATTATGACATGATGATTCTTGGAGTTAACATCCgcattttttttgttcaaatgTTGTTTACCTGGTATTGATATAAACTTTCTTGGATAGTCATCAAGCTACGATAGCCAAATATAATTAACCATTGGAAAAGATAATTAActacagaaaaaaagagagatctACTTTGGCAAGTCTTGATTCCAAATTTAATTATTGCCAGGTCATGACTTACACAAAAAATTAGACTTGTATGCTACCTCTCTAGTACTGGAAGTACTATAATTGTGCATTTGTTAGACAAGCAATGACAGTCTGGCATAattaacaacagaaaaaaacctTCGACATTAGGATCTCTTGGTCTGAGGTTTGATTATTACAAAGGTGGTGATCTACACATCAGAAACACAAACCAAGATGTCTTCTGAAGATGACACCATCAACAACCTCAGTGTCCCGTACACGtttgacgaatctgaactggaGGGTGGCGATGTCCTCAAGAATGCCGAGTTTCGCTACTACCTCTCCGGTATTGGCGGTACGATTGTGTGTTCACTGGGGATTATCGGCAACATTTTCTGCGTGATTGTGCTGACCACCAAGAAGATGAGGTCATcgacatacatgtaccttgcgGCGCTGGCCGTCTGCGACATGCTGGTGCTGATCACCACACTGATGCTGTTTGTGAAGGACACCAAGCCACCCTTGAGTGACTCGAGCCTGGACCTGTATTATGCATTCATCTACCCGTTCATCCACCCGATAACTGTGACCTTTCAAGTGACCTCCATATGGCTGACCCTCGCGTTCACGGTCGACCGCTACATCATGATCTGTCATCCGTTCAAGGCTGAACGAATGTGCTGCAGAAGTCGTGCCAAGAAGGTGATCCTTGCCATGTTTCTTGCTGGTATCGGTTTCAACATCCCAAGATTCTTTGAGTATTACACAGCAAGAATTCGCATTGAAGCGGGAAATACCACACAAATCCTGTACTACATTGATTTTACTACATTTGGCAAAAATGAATATTTTCGCGAAATTGTGCATTCATGGTTGTATTTGATATGTGTCTGTGGTCTACCTTTCCTGGCATTGACAATCATCAATGGATTTCTCATCCGGGCAGTACATTTATCAAGGAAGAAAGGCCGAGAGATTAATGCAAAAGAAAAGCGACGTAACGACACAACAATTATGCTGATAGGTGTGGTGATAATATTCCTTATCTGTCAGGGTCCGGCCCTCGTTGCTAGGATGATGTATGCATTTACGGCATTCAGAGACCTGTCTCGGAGCTACCACACGTTTAACGAAGTGGTCTTGTTTCTCGTCACGCTTAATTCTGCAATCAATATTGTGCCATACTACTTTTTTGGAAAGAAATTCCGTGCTGAGTTCTGGCGCttgttctgtgtgtgtatttttgatGCCGAGCAGTTGAACAGACTCAGCCGTCGACTGAGCCTGTCTGTTGATCACAAGAAAAACAACCATGTGGATCAGATAGAGCTGAATGGAATCCACAGCAAGCTGGCCAAGTTCGTGGGTGTGCAGCACAATGTGGCTAGCCCTTTAATGGGAGACTCAGACCAGTCGGCTTCTGAAGTGTCTGACTACACAGCCAACGGGAATCTTCAACCACCACAGTTTTACGCTAACCCCGCTCAACAGAATATTAGTACCAGTGGGTCCTCGGGATATCTTGTAACACGCCTGAACAACTCTTCTTGATTACGCTGTGTTCATTTGTCTTTAATGTTGTACAGTGAAGCATCATGCAGACTTGTCAACCCACAGGGATTCTTCAGGATGAGACAGGTGTTTATAaagcttttagagtctagactcgagactcttaataagagtctgagactttaatgtcatgacagtgccatacaaattgtatgcatgtgacatcattagaggaTTGAGTCTGGAccctaaaggttttataagcacggttCCAGGTCAgttgcttataaaacatttcaaagtcttaaagggacagatcctagtttcaacccgtgaaaattaacactacgtttagttaatctacaaacctgtaacacatttggataaagttacatttgagtgaaatatgagtctgtgactttgaaattgtgaaatatcgtctaaaaatagacaaaaactcAGACTTCACAACTGTTGcgtctcagacgcacatgcattttttaaaatgcattttgcgatattaaaaacaccaggatgaccaaaaacactttgaatgtacagaaatggataatctaaacaataaaatctaagtaaagtatgatttcagttatcaaaaatggttcttaatagtaaaaaatgtgtcttagtgtttaaaaactagggtatgtccctttaagactttCATAACATGTTGAGACTTGAATGTCATTTTGCAATGCCATACCAATGGTATGCATGTGACATTAAACATATGAGTTTGCACTCAAAAGCTTTATAAGCACAGGCTCTAGAaccaaattaacaaaacatcgtaattttatgtttatggtTAGTGGTAATATGTTTACAAGTCGTTGGTATCTATTTCATATAGAAAATtcaagtcacagaccctagtttcaaccggtgaaaatggacacttaagtttggttaatgtgcaaacctgtaacatctagataaagttacaatagagtgagaCAAGAGTCTGTAATGTGAATATGTGGAAATGTGGAAAACATTCTTCAGCTTGTTTCCATAACTATAAAATATCAGAGGTAtaagtgcatttttaaaaatatgaaaatgttttgtcgTATTAGCAACATCAATAGGACAATAAACACTGGATGTATGATGATGGATAATCTAATCAAAAACATTCTAattaatgtctgatttcaattattaaaaatcGCTCTAATAGTCAGCAACATGCctgagtgtttaaaaacaaggatCTATCACTCACTGTAAGTCAAAATGGAAGGTGGGTCAGGTGAGGACAGAGGGCAATGATTTAGATATGGTTCCTACTGTATTCAGTATTCAGTCCTACATTTACATAAATCTATGATTAAAAAGCAATTACCATACAGTAAGTTTGAAATGTACAGAAATCATTTGTTGTCATGTTTATCATGATCCATATTCTGTAATTATGTAactttctgcatgaaataggTAACAAACAAGTGTAAAagtataaagttaaaatattttttt includes the following:
- the LOC121367597 gene encoding FMRFamide receptor-like → MSSEDDTINNLSVPYTFDESELEGGDVLKNAEFRYYLSGIGGTIVCSLGIIGNIFCVIVLTTKKMRSSTYMYLAALAVCDMLVLITTLMLFVKDTKPPLSDSSLDLYYAFIYPFIHPITVTFQVTSIWLTLAFTVDRYIMICHPFKAERMCCRSRAKKVILAMFLAGIGFNIPRFFEYYTARIRIEAGNTTQILYYIDFTTFGKNEYFREIVHSWLYLICVCGLPFLALTIINGFLIRAVHLSRKKGREINAKEKRRNDTTIMLIGVVIIFLICQGPALVARMMYAFTAFRDLSRSYHTFNEVVLFLVTLNSAINIVPYYFFGKKFRAEFWRLFCVCIFDAEQLNRLSRRLSLSVDHKKNNHVDQIELNGIHSKLAKFVGVQHNVASPLMGDSDQSASEVSDYTANGNLQPPQFYANPAQQNISTSGSSGYLVTRLNNSS